TGAAGCGCAGAGCTGCCTCTGAACGGGCAGAGCGGATGCGAGCATCAGCTGAGGAGGAACTTCGGCATTCCCTGAATCAAGAAGGGGCATGCGTTGCCAAACAACGCGAACTGGCAGGCAACGCTATTAAACTTTTGCACGATCCTTTGCCGGACACATTCCTAGGCCGCAAGACCCAAGAACCCTTTTCCAGCGAAGACAAAGATTGAGGTCCTCTCTGTTTCCAGATTCTGTTGTGCGAAAGGCTTTTGTGCATGAGTTGGTCGAGCTCTGGCGAGGAACGAGCGATAAACATTCTCCGCGAATTGCATGCAGCCGAGGACGAGTTGGTCGGTAGGGCTGTTGTCATGAGCGACGGCAAGGCTGGCGCGATCGATCGCATCGACCTCGACGACCTACACGGACTTCGTATATCGATCAGTGGGCATGAGGGCCGATGGCCGATTTCTACCGTAAAGTCCATCCAGAGCTGATCGCCAGGCCCGCTCGAAATTCACGTTGGGGCGGTGTTGTTCGCCCAAGTCTGCGACGCGCGTACTGCAAGCGCATTTGCGAGGATTAAGGCTACCTGAAGTGGGGCTCCCTGCATCTGGATGTCGACTATTGGCCCTCCTCGGAAGTCCGACAGCGTCCGCTTTCGCGCCGCTGTTGGATGAGAAGCGGACATCACGCGCGCCTTCTCTTAGCAGCAGATTTTATGATGGGGTGGACGCCCCGCCGACGGCATCGATGTGCCAAAGTGGACGTGTAGGTTAGCATAATCGGTCTGGATATCGCCAAGCATGTTTTCCACGTTCATGACGCGGAC
The DNA window shown above is from Bradyrhizobium sp. CB1650 and carries:
- a CDS encoding PRC-barrel domain containing protein, whose amino-acid sequence is MSWSSSGEERAINILRELHAAEDELVGRAVVMSDGKAGAIDRIDLDDLHGLRISISGHEGRWPISTVKSIQS